TGTAAGACAGGGATAACCATGCCTCCTTGGCGAGGTTGTGAAAATTCGCTTTCATGAGAAACTACCTCTGCAGCACTTAGCCCAGGACAAGGCAGACAACCAGCCCTTGACAATGACGGGTTCCAGTGTGATCCATCAATTCGTTTTATATACACTTATCAATCCCGGCTGTACACCTGCACCAGGTGCCCTCCTGGGCATCCTACTGTGCTTTCTGACAATAACCCCATAGAGGGATGACATCATGCCTATTTGAGAGATGGGAAAACAAAGGCACAGGGATTTTCAGTCGGAATCAGTAGTGATGTATCTTAAGGTTGTTGTGGGAGCTCAGATGTCAAGGGGTCAGTGACAAAGGTGTCACCTCTCTCTGACTCAGGGCAGGAGAAGACACATGCTCTTGATGATATGCAAGGTCATACAGTTGATTGGTTCTTGGGATGATGGGCGTGTTTATAGTGCTTCACGCAGGGATCTGGTTAACCGGAGGATTCTGATTTTCTGAGGctggggtagggcctgagatcctgcatgctgaCAAGGGTTTCTAGAGAATGACTTTGGGGTAAAACGGACTTGACCTTGAGCAAGAAActaagcctcagattcctcatctgtggaatgggTCTTAACTCCCCTACAGGTCTgtgtgaagattaaagaaggtgGTACCTGCAGCCTTGGCAgagcacagagcctgacacagaGTGGGTACCCAGGAATTACTGGTtatgattatcattattattactatcactcTTGGCTCTGAGCCCTCTGTGAAAGCTCTGTCTGTGTGTGCAAGCACGGGTTATGCCACATACGTAAACCTCACGATGCTCCCTTTGGTTCATTTCATCCCACCCCAGGAGTAAAAATCAGGATGCAATCTGCCATTTCAAACAACATCCATGAATCGTTTCACATTCAATTTCCCCATCAAATTCACAGGCACGTATCACATACCATTATTCCATTTCTTAATGGTCTGTGCAGAGGAAATTGTAAGTAGGACATTTCTTCACGCCCTTGGTATTCCCAGCTCTTTGAAATCCCCTTTCCAGGCCAGACCCCTTTTCTGACTGCTACAGCATGCTTTGTCTTCTCCAAACTCCTGGCCTCACTCACCACTGGCCTCTGCTCCTCCCAGAACATCAAGGAACTACAGTGACATGTCTGTCCCCTTGGAGAGCAATGTTGGTCCTACCTTGGGTTCCTGTGGAGGGGAACTTTGGCAGCAGGTACCAGGGTGGGCTGGGTGGATGCAGGGCTCAGGGTCAGAGAGGAGAGTGATTTCAGCCCCACCTGCATACCACTCACaagctgcagggccctgggcgaGATCACCATGACTCCTGGGAGCCTCAGtgccctcatctataaagtggagatGACAATGCCATCTGCACTGGGTGGTACAATGAGAAGTGCCCGGTCAAGGGCTGTGCCCGTAACAACCATGACAGCTACTTGTTGAGGTCACGTGAATGGAAAATTTGACGGGATGCCCAGGGAGGGGTGAGCTCAGCACTCGGGGCTCAGCAAGTGGCATGCACCTGACACATCCACCAGGGTCCCTGTTTGGCCTTACCTTTGCAGGCTCAGAATCCCAACTAAGGTGGCATCCTCGGTCCAGGAACTCTTATGCCAGCATCACCCTAGACGGAGCAGAACAGGAGCCTGGGGGTTGGGGCAGAGCCGGTGGCGTGGGGGAATATTGGGCACTTTACCTCCTGGTGAAGCGTGGTCCTGCCCTAGCTGAGTGGTGCAGCATTGGAGGAGCCGGTGATACCAAGCACTGACTTCTAGTTCATAAGTGGTGGGGAGGACAGAGGGGGTGCTGGGGGAACGGCAGCCAGGCTGGTGGGCTTGGGGCGGTGGCTATTCACCAACCAGAATGGAAATAGGTCAACATTTAACAACCGGTGTGGATGCAGCCGTGCCCATCAGCTGGGGGTGCAGCCCAGGGACGCTGAGGGTAAAAAAGCCCAACATATGTTAAGGAGAGTTTCTCGAGCAAAAACCCCTGGGTGAGTGTAGAGAACCACCATACCACCATCAAACACTGAGTACCCTTCCAACAAGGGGCAATTTATCCTCGACCTACTCCTCCACCCCTAGACCCAGTCCGATGCCCTGTGTTCTAGTCCCAGCTGGACAGACAGCTAGGACTTAGTCTCCCCATCAGACAGGATCCATTTATTGAGGACACTTCTGGATTTAAAAGTCCATGGTCTCCCtcaagtgtgtatgtgtgcatgtgtgtgtgcacgcatacATGTACATTCATGCACGTGCactgtgtgcatgcatgtgtgtgcgtgtgcatctgTATACATGCATGTACACATGTGTGCGTGTATGTAGGCATGGGTATGTGTGAGTGCGTGTGCATTCATGTGTACACATATGCACGTGTGTTCACATGCATATAtgcatgcatgcgtgtgtgtgtgtgtaaaaggcCACACAACTCCCCGACTCCCTCTCTGACGTCTCCACCCACTCTCTGCACACACACCTCACCTCCCGAAGTGCGCGCGCCCAGCTCCTCACAGCCTCGGACCCTCCACTCAGGCCCTCACTTGCTGCACCCACCTGGAGTCAACCTCCGCCTTGGAACACACAGACTCATCAGGCTGAGCAGACCAGAGGAGGCACCAGCGTGATGGAACGCAAAGCTAATCACTGGAAGACGGGGCTGTTTATTTGCACGGCACGCATTTGTCTCGGACTGTTTTATCCACCCCCTGAGCCAGCCGAAGAGTTCTCAATTTATCCTGCCCACACGGAGAGACCAGATTGGCAGCCTGCACGCACATCCACAGAAGCCCAATGTAGACTTccaattatcttttaattttgctCCCGTCTCCGTTTGTTCATTTCACTTTTTTCCGAATGGACTGGAGGGAAAAAAGCTGTAATTTACGGACTTTGAAGTCAGCTGGCAGGAGCCTCGCGCTCACGTGCCGGGTGGGATTAGCCTGCAGGGTAGAGCCCAGACTCACTCCCAACCATCCGGCGGGGGAGCCGGCAGCCTCTTAGAGGCCCCAAAGTCCTTAGTCTCTCACTTCTGGTCTTCTGACTCCCTGTAGTAACTATATCTTCTTGATATAGAACTTGGGCATCTGGGGCCCGCTGAGCTGACTGTGAGCTCCGAAGGCTAGCTAGTTCCTAGAGATGGCAAATGACTCACCTAGGAGTACACCTCTCATATGCAAATGAACCAGTCCAGATCCTTCCCCCGCCACCTCCTTTATAGGCTCTCACAAGGCTCTTATACCTCAGGGCCAGTGGTCCCCTACCCTAATCACTCCAGGACCAGAACCGAGACAAATAAAGACAGTCCCAGGGTCCCCTGAAATTATTCAAGCTAGCCACTTCTAAGCCTACCCTACATTGCCCATCCTTTACCCTACCTTCCCATGAAAAACATAGTAAAGTCAATGCTTcccactttccctccttcctctgcctcctgaTGACCCTGGTGCATCCTCATGTGgccctgtatagcacagggtaggGGCTCCCCTAGGGAACTGTAACAAGCTATCTTTCCAAGAGCAgtcatctcctgatctgttggcctcaccatacctgaataataataaagccTACATTTTATAACTATCTCAGGTGGCCGTGGTCACTGAGGACCGGAATGGAGGGCAGACAGCAGGAAGCCTCCTTTAATGAAGGTCTCCTCTGCGCTCAGCTGTTTCACAGGTGTTACGTCTACCCTCCAACAAAGGAAGTGCTAAGCCAGGATTCGTATCAGTGTCACCTGACCCTCCACCCTCACACGCACAGCCTGCACCCAGCCCCAAGATCCAGTCTGGAGGTCTCATGCCAATGCAGCTCTCACGTCCCCCTGTATTCCTCACCCCTTGCTATTTCCCTTTTCTTGGCCTTCCCTGATCTGCCTACCAAGTACCCTCTCCACTCTCTTGTCCTGGCCTGGCACAGGGACTCCTGTTTCACTCTCCCCCAGACACCCTCACCTACGAGCACCATCACACTTCACCACCTTGTTGCTAAGCATCTTCTTCCCCCAGAGTCAGCAGTCTCCACGGGTTCAGGCTCTATGGGTGTCTCTTAACCTAGGTCACTGcaccccagcacagggcctggtacatGGTAAACATCTGGTAAATAACTGTCCtatctatcaatcaatcaatcaaccaatcagtCTATGCCCCCTCTTTCTTTTATCAATATTCAATGCTAAACACCTCTTTCTGGAATCCTCTCCTGACCTCTCTTCTGATGCCCCTTGTTCCAGCCTCCCTGGCCATTGAATAGTCTGGTTGTACTTTGTCAATAAGCACCTGCTGACAAAtcacctttttaatttttcctttgtgataCACTGTGACTTGATCGTATCTCAGGCATATGCGCCATCTTCCGGATCTGGATGTAAGTCCTTCCCCAGGGCTGGGACTGTGTCTTCTTCTCCCAGTGGTCCTTTCACTTCCTCCTGGCCACCCAGGGGCCTGGTTTGGCCACATCCAATACCCAGGGGCACAGTTCCAAATGGAAAGAGCGATTTTCTGACTCAAAGGCTTTAAGCTGTAGCTATAGGGAAGGTGCTCCAGGACACATGGAGCCTTTATTGGGTGGGAAGCAGCCCATGAAAGGGGCTGAGACCCTGCTCCCTTGGTGGCATCTGAGAGGACAATGCCAGGTCACAGCACTCAGGAGAGCATGCCACAAGTCTCCCTCTCTGAGGATATGGGAATCCCAAAGCTGCCCTCACTGCTGAAATGGTAGCTTGGCCCCTGGGAGGGGGGCGGTCCACATCAGTCCCCAAAGCCCTGATTTCACCACTGGACAAATCGTTTTTATTCCCCTTTATAGCTCATCCTCTCCTTCCCAGAGGAAGATAAATGGGCCTTGCCGTTAGAGACACCTGGTTATAAATCAAGACTCTGCCACTGACAACCTCCGTTGACATTGGTGCATCCCtctaagcctcggtttcctcacctgtaaaatgagggcaaTGACAATATCCACCTTCCCGGATGACTGAGAAGGTGAGATTATTTCACTCATACAAAGTACCCAGGATCCATTCCCCTTTCCCCGCCACTCACCTGGATAGTCTAGGGGGCGACTGCTCACCCACCACCCAGGGGTGAAGAGGAATTCTTAGCAGACAAGTAAAAAAACCGACTTACTTTCCATTCCTCTACCCACTGGAATCTCCTGAGATGATTATTAAAAATGAGGATTTCCTGGAAGCCatcccaaacctactgaatcataAAATCTGGGGGCAGAGCTTGGAAATCTGCACGTCTAACGATAATTGTAAATCACTATTGTGACCGTGATGGAAAGCGAGAAAACCCTGCTGCGGGTCACCAGCAAGACAGGCAGAGAACGCCTGACTACCGGGGCAGTCTTACCTGTTGGGTGAATTCAAGTCTGTAAAATTCGGGAGTCTGGAAACAAAAGATAGAAGTCCCCATTTACAGGCAAACTGACATAAGCTTGGAGCTGCCATAAAGTGGCGATGACAATTGTATCCCTCCCAAACGGGGCAGTGAACAGTAGATGAGATGCATCCTGAGTGCCCACCCCATCCTCCCCGCGGAAAGGCACAAACACATTGGCTTTTGTCCCAATTGTGCCTCCGGCTCCAGAGTTGAACTTACTTGGAGACTTAGAATCCAGCAGAGCAGTGTGTACTTTGAGCCGCAGCCCGTGTGGTGAAGGCTAAAGGAGGCACATAGAAGAACAACAGAACAAGAAGGAAATGATGGTGCTGGAAGGAGGGAGGCACCAGGAAGGAGGCACAGGAGGCAGCCTTTGACCTGACCGAGATGGCTGGGGGAATGTGGATCAGCAAAGATGGGGGAAGGCAGCCTGAGCCCCAGCCCAGAGCCACGTATGCACAGCAGCGATCAGGAGATGATTCTGGAAGGTAAACTAAGGCTGGAGCGTAGAGGGTTGTGAACAGCATCGTAAGGAATCACGATTTTCTCCTCAAGTCAAGGCTTCAGAGACATATTCCTCTGAAAACTCTGTATTTCAGAGTGGGTTTTATTCtcatatttaaaagttaaatgcCAACACTTAGAAATCGAGAGTGATGGCATCACCACCTAGACTCTAAGTGACTCTGAAACAGTGGGACCAGGTGGTGCTGGGACCGCCCACCTGGCACCATCAGCCCCCATAGGTAGCATGAGGCTGAAACCCCTGCCCTGGCATTTGGGGATCCCAAAAAGACCTCAGTCTGGGGAGAAGCAGAATTACACCTGTGCTTCCAAAGGTCCAACTGATGACAATTAATGTGAGTCATCAGCCCTATGGCCTTTACACACATTAACCCATTTTGTTCTCACCACAACCTTATGAGatgctgttatccccatttttcagatgaagaaactgaggcacagagaggtgaaatcacttgcctaaggtcacacagctggtaagtagcagagctgtgTGGACTGGATCCGAAACCCACAGCACCGGTGAGATGAGGGGCGGGTGAGTCTCCCTTGGCCTCTCACCATATGAGGTTGTCTGGTTCAGAGGGTGAGGTTGTGCCCCATGTCTGTCCCCGATCTAGGTACTAATGCCATGTGTTTTCCCCAACTCCTCACAGGAAGGCCGGTTTTCTTAGTCAACTTatcaggcagggaaggagggcagagTCATTCAGGAGCCAGGTCAGGTGGTTTGGCCGCAGTCCCCAGCTCAGCCTCGCCTGCTGCTGACTGCGGACCCCACCGTGGGGAACAACCAACCTCAACAGGAAGAAAACAGACCCGGGAGGTTCTCCTGCCACACCTGTCGTGACTCCACCTGCCCCACAAGTCACCACACCCAATCCTCCCAGCCCAGTGGatttgcaaaagagaaaacagaacgCACACCAAATAACCACCAATCCCGTGTGTTTCCTGGCATCCGGTGACTGTTTGGTCAAGAGCTCCCTCCCTCTTTGTGTACCCGCTGGACACTCCTAACCCCCTCCAGCTGCTGCCGGCTCGGCTCGGGTGGCTGATCACAAGCTCAGCCCCCAGGCAGGTGCCTCCCACTCCCAGGGAAAGCATCGAAGGATCCAAGGAGGCCAGCAGCCGAGATCTGCCAGCCCTAAGCCCCACTGGCCACCCTCAGCCAGCTCAAAGTCACCTTTGCTCCAACTCCTCCGCTGGCCAGCCGGTCAGAGCCAGCCCAAGACCCCCTCCCTCTCAGCCCGGCAGGAACCTGGAACCATTCCCCACCGGGCAATCATTAATCGGATTCTTGACATTCCTCTGCCCCAGGTCGGCTTGGGGACATGCTCCCcgaaggaggaggagcagaggcccagggctggcatctgGACATGCAGCTGACGGGCAAGGTGGTGCTGTCTGCTGCCGCCCTGCTCCTGGTGACAGCAGCCTACAGGCTGTACAAGTCAAGGACTGCCCAGGCCCCACTGGGGGGTGGGAACGCCAAGGCTGAGGCCAAGGAGGACGCAGAGGGCTCCAGGCAGCCTGCCATCCAGGAGGCTGTTTCCGGGGCACCACAGTGGGGCCTGAGACGCCGGAGAGGAAGCAAGGGGGCCGGAGTATCGCTGGGCTGCAGCTGGGGGAATCCGGAGGGTTCCGGAGTCCTGGCAACAGGAGCATCTCCTGCAGACTCAGAAGCCCGAGAGACTGGGAAACCCGAGAGGAAACGTGCTGGTGAGGAGCAGGGTGGGCAGTGCCCGGACTCTGGCCTGGCAACTCCTCGGTGCAGTGGCCGGGAAGCTGGAACAGCTGCTGGCGGTAAGCCCGAGCTGCCCCGTTGCCTCCATTGGTGCAGTGAACCCCAAAGCTCCCTAGCTGGCCTCGCTGCAGTGGACGGCAGCGGTGTGAGTGGTGAGCTCGCTCCATGGCGGGACAGCAGATCCCAGGAGCAGCTGGGGGCCGGGGAGCAGGAATCCCCCGACCGGTGCTGGGCGGCCCACACAGAAGGCAAGAGTGACATGAACAAGAGCTGGGTCTTTACCCGTGTGACAGGGGTCCACAGGGAAGAGGCTGGGGCCCTCCGGGCTGCCTTGGACATGGGCCTGGCCCTGCGTCAGCAGGTGAGAGCCACCGATGCCTCCTATACCTTCTTGTCTGTGGCCCGGATTCGAGTGGAGGAGAATTTCATACCGGAGAAGATGGAGGGGATCAGGCCCAGGCTGAAGGGCAAGGTGTACGATTACTGTGTTGAATCCACCTCTCAGGCCACCTCCAGGGGCAGGCTGGCCCCCAGAACAGCAGCCCTGGCTGAGGCTCCACCCCCTGTGTCAGTGCCAGGCCCCCTGGGAATGGGGCCAGCCTCGGGAGGCCAGGCCGATGACAGAGTAGGTGGAGTGGAGACAGCCGCCTCCCCCCAGCCTGTGCTGTCACCCTCCACACAAGGCTTCAGCAGGAAGGAGAGCCTCCTTCAGATCGTGGAGAACCCGGAGCTTCAGCTGCAGCTCGATGGCTTTGGGGACCCTGCTCCATCGTGCCCAGACCAGAGcgccctgcccaccagccccaTATCCCAGGGTTCTCTTGGGTCCAGCTCAGCTGGAAGCAGCGGGAAGCCCCACCTGCACTTCGTGGCTGGGGCCAATTTCTTTCACCTCCCTCTCACCCCCGGATCAGCCCCAGATGTCCACCTGGATCTGGGCAATTGTTATGAGGTGCTGGCCTTTGCCAAGAAGCAGAGCCTGGAGACCCTGAAGGAAGCCGCCTACAAGGTGATGAGTGACAACTACCTCCAGGTCCTGCGCAGCCCGGACATCTACGGGTGCCTGAGTGGGGCAGAGCGGGAGCTGATCCTCCAGAGACGGCTCCGGGGCCGCAAGCACCTGGTGGTGGCGGACATGTGCCCCCAGGAAGACTCCAGCCGCCTCTGCTGCTATGACGACGAGCGGGATGTCTGGCACCCGCTGGCCCGTCTGCCCCCTGAGGCTGTGTCCCGGGGCTGTGCCGTCTGTAGCCTCTTCAATTATCTCTTCATCGTGTccggttgccaggggtttgggcACCAGCCCTCCAACCGCGTCTTCTGCTACAACCCGCTGACGGGCATCTGGAGTGAGGTGTGCCCTCTGAACCAGGCCCGCCCTCACTGCCGGCTGGTGGCCCTGGATGGACACCTGTACGCCATCGGGGGTGAGTGCCTGAACACGGTGGAATGCTACGACCCTCGCCTGGACCGCTGGACCTTTTCCCCGCCGCTCCCCAATGACACCTTTGCCCTGGCGCACACAGCCACGGCGTGTGCCGGAGAGATCTTCGTCACCGGCGGCTCCCTGCGCTACCTGTTGCTCCGATTCTCGGCCCAGGAGCGGCGCTGGCGGGCCGGCCCCACTGGGGGCGGCAAGG
Above is a window of Balaenoptera acutorostrata chromosome 1, mBalAcu1.1, whole genome shotgun sequence DNA encoding:
- the KLHDC7A gene encoding kelch domain-containing protein 7A; this encodes MLPEGGGAEAQGWHLDMQLTGKVVLSAAALLLVTAAYRLYKSRTAQAPLGGGNAKAEAKEDAEGSRQPAIQEAVSGAPQWGLRRRRGSKGAGVSLGCSWGNPEGSGVLATGASPADSEARETGKPERKRAGEEQGGQCPDSGLATPRCSGREAGTAAGGKPELPRCLHWCSEPQSSLAGLAAVDGSGVSGELAPWRDSRSQEQLGAGEQESPDRCWAAHTEGKSDMNKSWVFTRVTGVHREEAGALRAALDMGLALRQQVRATDASYTFLSVARIRVEENFIPEKMEGIRPRLKGKVYDYCVESTSQATSRGRLAPRTAALAEAPPPVSVPGPLGMGPASGGQADDRVGGVETAASPQPVLSPSTQGFSRKESLLQIVENPELQLQLDGFGDPAPSCPDQSALPTSPISQGSLGSSSAGSSGKPHLHFVAGANFFHLPLTPGSAPDVHLDLGNCYEVLAFAKKQSLETLKEAAYKVMSDNYLQVLRSPDIYGCLSGAERELILQRRLRGRKHLVVADMCPQEDSSRLCCYDDERDVWHPLARLPPEAVSRGCAVCSLFNYLFIVSGCQGFGHQPSNRVFCYNPLTGIWSEVCPLNQARPHCRLVALDGHLYAIGGECLNTVECYDPRLDRWTFSPPLPNDTFALAHTATACAGEIFVTGGSLRYLLLRFSAQERRWRAGPTGGGKDRTAEMVAVKGFLYRFDLNRSLGISVYRCSASARLWYECATYRTPYPDTFQCAVVDDLIYCVGRQRTLRFLADYVSPRFVPEELQSFPSPQGTLLPTVLTLPGPNVPQTRV